One window of the Streptomyces sp. ITFR-21 genome contains the following:
- a CDS encoding YncE family protein, giving the protein MRRHRHHPRRPHRPHRPHRPHRAGRPRRRALSGALLAASAALLAVGCGASGTQSHAPAPATPEAVREAAARPALPAGLPGMPPPLDPKDVYAADRPNALSPAVRDFPSRVYVPNTESNTVSVIDPRTYKVIETIPVGAQPQHVVPSWDLKTLWVNNDVGNSLTPIDPATGKAGRTVAVHDPYNLYFTPDGRYAVVMASLDRELVFRDAHTMAVRKSLPVSCYGVNHADFSPDGRYFIVSCEFSGELLKVDTARMKVVAQQRLPLEGAMPQDVKISPDGGTWYVADMVADGVWTLDGDTFSKPTLLRTGKGAHGLYVSRDSQSMYISNREEGSVSVLDFATGRLVHKWRIDGGGSPDMGGVSADGKVLWLSGRYDAEVYALDTATGATLAKIPVGAGPHGLAVYPQPGRYSLGHTGIFR; this is encoded by the coding sequence ATGCGCCGTCACCGTCACCACCCCCGCCGCCCCCACCGCCCCCACCGCCCCCACCGCCCCCACCGCGCCGGCCGCCCTCGCCGCCGGGCGCTGTCCGGCGCACTGCTCGCCGCGTCCGCCGCGCTGCTCGCCGTGGGCTGCGGCGCCTCCGGCACGCAGTCGCACGCCCCGGCCCCGGCGACCCCCGAGGCCGTCCGCGAGGCGGCGGCGCGCCCGGCACTGCCCGCGGGACTGCCCGGGATGCCGCCGCCGCTGGACCCGAAGGACGTCTACGCCGCCGACCGGCCGAACGCGCTCTCCCCGGCGGTCCGGGACTTCCCGTCCCGGGTGTACGTCCCCAACACCGAGTCCAACACGGTCTCGGTGATCGACCCGCGGACGTACAAGGTGATCGAGACCATCCCGGTCGGCGCGCAGCCGCAGCACGTGGTGCCGTCGTGGGACCTGAAGACGCTGTGGGTCAACAACGACGTCGGCAACTCGCTGACCCCGATCGACCCGGCCACCGGGAAGGCCGGCCGGACCGTCGCCGTGCACGACCCGTACAACCTCTACTTCACCCCGGACGGCAGGTACGCGGTGGTGATGGCCTCCCTGGACCGGGAACTGGTGTTCCGCGACGCGCACACCATGGCGGTGCGGAAGTCGCTGCCGGTGTCCTGCTACGGGGTCAACCACGCCGACTTCTCACCGGACGGCCGGTACTTCATCGTCTCCTGCGAGTTCAGCGGCGAGCTGCTCAAGGTGGACACCGCGCGGATGAAGGTGGTGGCCCAGCAGCGGCTGCCGCTGGAGGGCGCGATGCCGCAGGACGTGAAGATCTCCCCGGACGGCGGGACCTGGTACGTCGCCGACATGGTCGCCGACGGGGTCTGGACGCTCGACGGCGACACCTTCTCCAAGCCGACGCTGCTGCGTACCGGCAAGGGCGCGCACGGCCTGTACGTCTCCCGGGACTCGCAATCGATGTACATCTCCAACCGCGAGGAGGGGTCCGTCTCGGTGCTCGACTTCGCCACCGGCCGGCTCGTCCACAAGTGGCGCATCGACGGCGGCGGCAGCCCCGACATGGGCGGGGTGTCCGCCGACGGCAAGGTGCTGTGGCTGTCGGGCCGCTACGACGCCGAGGTGTACGCCCTCGACACCGCCACCGGCGCGACCCTGGCCAAGATCCCGGTCGGCGCGGGTCCGCACGGCCTGGCGGTCTACCCGCAGCCGGGCCGCTACTCGCTCGGGCACACCGGGATCTTCAGATAG
- a CDS encoding serine hydrolase domain-containing protein yields MAAPLSRGTCPEAGLDADELNRIVPELAGYLRPAPARPWCAGAVVLAGRGRTVALHEAVGWAVRYARYDEHTGLGVELPPERWVPMRPDTVFDLASLTKLFTSLVAAGRLDLDAPAASYVPAFAAAGKAAVTVRQLLDHTSGLRPELPFYDQPTPEDRARLLWREAPAHPPGTRRVYSDLNLIAVQHCLEAATGRGLAELIRTDVTEPHGMTGTCFNPPPELLPGIAATEDQRRPWGRLDRGMVRGQVHDENAYAMGGVSGHAGLFAPAWDLALLCRALLDRGGPWPGFETDQRWFMGELAGRGAAGHTGFTGTSLVLDPATDTFLVLLANSVHPSRTWREGSAPRAAAATRLARAVLPRETGRGGESALPGGTALAGGAARPGDGGGDPPPAAI; encoded by the coding sequence ATGGCAGCGCCGCTGTCGAGAGGTACCTGCCCTGAGGCGGGCCTCGACGCCGACGAGCTGAACCGGATCGTCCCCGAGCTGGCCGGGTACCTGCGCCCGGCACCCGCGCGGCCGTGGTGCGCGGGCGCCGTGGTGCTGGCCGGCCGCGGCCGTACCGTCGCGCTGCACGAGGCGGTCGGCTGGGCGGTCCGGTACGCCCGCTACGACGAGCACACCGGCCTCGGCGTCGAGCTGCCGCCCGAGCGGTGGGTGCCGATGCGGCCGGACACCGTCTTCGACCTGGCGTCGCTGACCAAGCTCTTCACCTCGCTGGTCGCCGCCGGCCGGCTGGACCTGGACGCGCCCGCCGCCTCGTACGTCCCCGCCTTCGCCGCGGCGGGCAAGGCGGCCGTCACCGTACGGCAGCTGCTGGACCACACCTCCGGCCTGCGCCCCGAACTGCCCTTCTACGATCAGCCGACGCCGGAGGACCGCGCCCGGCTGCTGTGGCGGGAGGCTCCGGCGCACCCGCCCGGCACCCGGCGGGTCTACTCCGACCTCAACCTGATCGCCGTCCAGCACTGCCTGGAGGCGGCCACCGGCCGGGGGCTCGCCGAACTGATCCGCACCGACGTCACGGAGCCCCACGGCATGACCGGGACCTGCTTCAACCCGCCGCCGGAGCTGCTGCCGGGGATCGCCGCCACGGAGGACCAGCGCCGGCCGTGGGGGAGGCTCGACCGGGGCATGGTGCGCGGGCAGGTGCACGACGAGAACGCGTACGCCATGGGCGGCGTCAGCGGGCACGCCGGGCTGTTCGCCCCCGCCTGGGACCTGGCGCTGCTGTGCCGGGCGCTGCTGGACCGGGGCGGGCCCTGGCCCGGGTTCGAGACCGACCAGCGCTGGTTCATGGGCGAGCTGGCCGGGCGGGGCGCGGCCGGCCACACCGGGTTCACCGGCACCAGCCTGGTCCTCGACCCGGCCACCGACACCTTCCTGGTGCTGCTCGCCAACTCCGTCCACCCCTCACGCACCTGGCGTGAGGGCAGTGCCCCGCGGGCCGCCGCGGCGACCCGGCTGGCCCGCGCGGTCCTGCCCCGGGAGACCGGCCGCGGTGGGGAATCGGCTCTCCCCGGTGGGACGGCCCTCGCCGGCGGGGCGGCCCGCCCCGGGGACGGCGGCGGCGACCCGCCGCCCGCCGCTATCTGA
- a CDS encoding multidrug effflux MFS transporter has product MESAAVPDAGPSTPAQTTASPAAPLSPASALDAQRRVGLLVTLVLGGLTALPPLSMDMYLPALPQVTDALHAPAATVQLTLTACLAGMALGQLVIGPLSDRWGRRRPLLAGMVVYVLATAVCALASSVELLIGFRLLQGLAGAAGIVIARAVVRDLYDGLEMARFFTTLLLISGVAPIIAPVIGGQILRFTDWRGVFVVCTTIGILLTAVAWRWLHETLPPERRHAGELSGTFGAMRRLLADRVFTGYVVAGSFGFAALFTYVSASAFVVQDIYGASAQTFSLLFGLNSVGIVAVGQLNGKVLVGRVDMDRVLAAGLVLITSAAVALVLLTTGVFGRPGLFEVAAGLFVLMASMGLVLPTTNTQALLRTKYAAGSASALLGTSSFLVGAVLSPLAGIAGDGTAVPMAVTILTCTLVACAAFLGLCVRGRRTVEEP; this is encoded by the coding sequence ATGGAGAGTGCCGCCGTGCCGGACGCCGGGCCGTCAACCCCCGCGCAAACCACCGCATCACCCGCCGCCCCCCTGTCCCCCGCATCCGCCCTCGACGCCCAGCGCCGTGTCGGCCTGCTCGTCACACTCGTCCTCGGCGGCCTCACCGCGCTGCCGCCGCTGTCGATGGACATGTACCTGCCCGCGCTGCCGCAGGTCACCGACGCCCTGCACGCGCCGGCCGCCACCGTGCAGCTGACCTTGACCGCCTGCCTGGCCGGGATGGCGCTCGGCCAGCTCGTCATCGGCCCGCTCAGCGACCGCTGGGGCCGCCGCCGCCCGCTGCTGGCCGGCATGGTGGTCTACGTCCTGGCCACCGCGGTCTGCGCGCTGGCGAGCTCCGTCGAGCTGCTGATCGGCTTCCGGCTGCTCCAGGGCCTGGCCGGCGCGGCGGGCATCGTGATCGCCCGCGCGGTGGTCCGCGACCTCTACGACGGCCTGGAGATGGCCCGCTTCTTCACCACCCTGCTGCTGATCTCCGGGGTCGCCCCGATCATCGCCCCGGTGATCGGCGGCCAGATCCTGCGGTTCACCGACTGGCGCGGCGTCTTCGTCGTCTGCACCACGATCGGCATCCTGCTGACCGCGGTCGCCTGGCGCTGGCTGCACGAGACCCTGCCGCCCGAGCGGCGGCACGCCGGTGAGCTGTCCGGCACCTTCGGGGCGATGCGGCGGCTGCTCGCCGACCGCGTCTTCACCGGGTACGTGGTGGCCGGCAGCTTCGGCTTCGCGGCCCTGTTCACCTACGTGTCCGCCTCCGCCTTCGTCGTGCAGGACATCTACGGCGCCTCCGCCCAGACCTTCAGCCTGCTGTTCGGCCTCAACTCGGTCGGCATCGTCGCCGTCGGCCAGCTCAACGGCAAGGTGCTGGTGGGCCGGGTGGACATGGACCGGGTGCTGGCGGCCGGACTGGTGCTGATCACCTCCGCCGCGGTGGCGCTGGTGCTGCTCACCACCGGGGTGTTCGGCCGGCCGGGCCTGTTCGAGGTCGCCGCCGGGCTGTTCGTGCTGATGGCGTCGATGGGCCTGGTGCTGCCCACCACCAACACCCAGGCGCTGCTGCGCACGAAATACGCGGCCGGCTCCGCCTCGGCGCTGCTCGGCACGTCGTCGTTCCTGGTCGGCGCGGTGCTGTCGCCGCTGGCCGGGATAGCCGGGGACGGGACCGCGGTGCCGATGGCCGTCACCATACTGACCTGCACCCTTGTCGCCTGCGCGGCCTTCCTCGGGCTGTGCGTGCGCGGGCGGCGTACGGTGGAAGAACCGTAG
- a CDS encoding Gfo/Idh/MocA family protein yields the protein MRWGVLATGGIAATFTEALLSLPDAEVVAVGSRSEAGAKAFAERYGIPRAYGSWAELAADDGVDVVYVATPHSAHRDAAGLCLEAGRAVLCEKALTINAREARELVSLARDRRLFLMEAMWTYCNPLVRHMAGMIADGVIGDVRNVSAHFGFAGDFAPEHRMRDPRLGGGAVLDLGVYPVSFAQLLLGEPDAVEAWAHLTPEGVDGNTGILLGWDGGAVATLSCSFTAETAATATISGSEGRIEIAEGFFHPESFVLHRRGEDTPTTVHLADVHTDTDRSTMRHEAAEVMRCLRAGETESPLVPLDGSLAVMRTLDRIRRRIGVRYEGVDLDADWA from the coding sequence ATCCGCTGGGGTGTCCTGGCGACCGGCGGGATCGCCGCGACCTTCACCGAGGCGCTGCTGTCTTTGCCGGACGCCGAGGTGGTGGCGGTGGGCTCGCGCAGCGAGGCGGGCGCGAAGGCGTTCGCCGAGCGGTACGGCATCCCCCGCGCCTACGGCAGCTGGGCCGAACTGGCCGCGGACGACGGGGTGGACGTGGTGTACGTGGCCACCCCGCACTCCGCGCACCGGGACGCGGCCGGGCTCTGCCTGGAGGCCGGGCGGGCGGTGCTGTGCGAGAAGGCCCTCACCATCAACGCCCGGGAGGCGCGGGAGCTGGTGTCCCTGGCCAGGGACCGGCGGCTGTTCCTGATGGAGGCCATGTGGACGTACTGCAACCCGCTGGTACGGCACATGGCCGGAATGATCGCCGACGGGGTGATCGGCGACGTCCGCAACGTCTCCGCGCACTTCGGCTTCGCCGGCGACTTCGCGCCCGAGCACCGGATGCGCGATCCGCGGCTCGGCGGCGGCGCGGTGCTGGACCTCGGCGTCTACCCGGTGTCCTTCGCGCAGCTGCTGCTCGGCGAACCGGACGCGGTGGAGGCGTGGGCGCACCTGACCCCGGAGGGTGTGGACGGCAACACCGGCATCCTGCTGGGCTGGGACGGCGGTGCGGTCGCCACGCTGAGCTGCTCGTTCACCGCGGAGACCGCCGCGACGGCGACCATCAGCGGCAGCGAGGGGCGGATCGAGATCGCCGAGGGCTTCTTCCACCCGGAGAGCTTCGTCCTGCACCGCCGCGGCGAGGACACCCCGACCACCGTGCACCTGGCCGACGTGCACACCGACACCGACCGGTCCACCATGCGGCACGAGGCCGCCGAGGTGATGCGCTGCCTGCGGGCGGGCGAGACGGAGTCCCCGCTGGTACCGCTGGACGGCTCGCTCGCGGTGATGCGCACGCTGGACCGGATCCGGCGCCGGATCGGGGTGCGCTACGAGGGCGTCGACCTGGACGCCGACTGGGCCTGA
- a CDS encoding flavin monoamine oxidase family protein has product MFATMGALGLAPTAAAAAGHEAPFRAPRTGDFHLTHRAAAKVVILGGGIAGLTTAYELGKAGYDCTVLEARDRPGGRNFTVRGGDTTTDLYGYRQTARFSDGQYMNAGPARIAQWMLTLDYCRELGVPIEVFTNENADAYLYNEKSGMTAPTRYRTAKADVYGYVSELLAKASNQGALDQDLTAQDKERLITFLRGYGDLGRTLEYTGSERRGYSVVPAAAGTPGVEYGNVPTASEVFATGIGRYFSFEFGYDQAMLMFQPVGGMDRIPHALAGAIGSRRIQTGCAVTQVTDKAHGVTVTYTRNGRTHTVDADYCVAAMPPNILAKVPHNLGTDVQTALSAITPSSAGKIGLEYRSRWWETDHGIFGGITETDLDVTHIWHPSHGFLGRRGVIIGYYNTGSAADSYAPLTPKDREARAVAVGVKIYGDKYRTELATSFSQHWRQFPYQEAAWHSTPGGPDDPRYKSLNDPTGHVYFAGDWLSYMDAWQHGAFASARKAVTALHTRVLAA; this is encoded by the coding sequence ATGTTCGCCACCATGGGCGCGCTGGGCCTGGCGCCCACCGCCGCCGCGGCCGCCGGCCACGAGGCGCCCTTCCGGGCCCCGCGGACCGGAGACTTCCACCTCACCCACAGAGCCGCTGCCAAAGTGGTGATCCTCGGCGGCGGTATCGCCGGCCTCACCACCGCGTACGAACTGGGCAAGGCCGGCTACGACTGCACCGTCCTGGAAGCCCGCGACCGGCCGGGCGGCCGCAACTTCACCGTCCGCGGCGGGGACACCACCACCGACCTCTACGGCTACCGGCAGACCGCCCGCTTCTCCGACGGCCAGTACATGAACGCCGGACCGGCCCGGATCGCGCAGTGGATGCTGACCCTCGACTACTGCCGTGAACTCGGCGTGCCCATCGAGGTGTTCACCAACGAGAACGCCGACGCCTACCTCTACAACGAGAAATCCGGCATGACGGCGCCGACCCGCTACCGCACCGCCAAGGCCGACGTCTACGGCTACGTCTCCGAACTCCTCGCCAAGGCAAGCAACCAAGGGGCCCTCGACCAGGACCTCACCGCACAGGACAAGGAGCGGCTGATCACGTTCCTGCGCGGCTACGGAGACCTGGGCCGCACCCTGGAGTACACCGGCAGCGAGCGCCGCGGCTACTCCGTCGTGCCGGCCGCGGCCGGCACCCCCGGCGTCGAGTACGGCAACGTGCCCACCGCCTCCGAGGTGTTCGCCACCGGTATCGGCCGCTACTTCTCCTTCGAGTTCGGCTATGACCAGGCCATGCTGATGTTCCAGCCGGTCGGCGGCATGGACCGGATACCGCACGCGCTGGCGGGCGCGATCGGCTCCCGGAGGATCCAGACCGGCTGCGCGGTCACCCAGGTCACCGACAAGGCGCACGGCGTCACCGTCACGTACACCCGCAACGGCCGCACCCACACCGTCGACGCCGACTACTGCGTCGCGGCGATGCCGCCCAACATCCTCGCCAAGGTCCCGCACAACCTCGGCACCGACGTCCAGACCGCGCTGTCGGCCATCACCCCGTCCTCGGCGGGCAAGATCGGCCTGGAGTACCGCTCGCGCTGGTGGGAGACGGACCACGGCATCTTCGGCGGCATCACCGAGACCGATCTCGACGTGACCCACATCTGGCACCCGTCCCACGGCTTCCTCGGCAGACGCGGTGTCATCATCGGCTACTACAACACCGGTTCGGCCGCCGACTCCTACGCCCCGCTCACCCCGAAGGACCGCGAGGCGCGGGCGGTGGCCGTGGGCGTGAAGATCTACGGCGACAAGTACCGTACGGAGCTCGCCACTTCCTTCTCGCAGCACTGGCGCCAGTTCCCGTACCAGGAAGCCGCCTGGCACAGCACCCCGGGCGGACCCGACGACCCGCGCTACAAGTCCCTCAACGACCCCACCGGGCACGTCTACTTCGCCGGTGACTGGCTCAGCTACATGGACGCCTGGCAGCACGGCGCCTTCGCCTCCGCCCGCAAGGCGGTGACGGCACTGCACACCAGGGTGCTGGCGGCCTGA
- a CDS encoding heavy metal translocating P-type ATPase: MSTTVTRSAPSATVRRDADSRRRTRALALPEARWALAALVLFLAALPLDLLAAPVWTWGPLFAAAYVAGGWEPGWAGLKALRAGTLDVDVLMVVAAIGAAAVGQVLDGALLIVIFATSGALEALATARTADSVRGLLNLAPATAARLLDGGREETVPTDRLAVGDTVLVRPGERIGADGRVLDGAGEVDQATITGEPLPVAKGVGDEVFAGTLNGTGALRVRVERDPSDSVIARIVRMVEDASQTKAPTQLFIEKVEQRYSLGMVAATVALFALPLAFGAALQPTLLRAMTFMIVASPCAVVLATMPPLLSAIANAGRHGVLVKSAVVMERLGRIDAVALDKTGTLTEGTPRVTDVRPLAGRGLDEDALLRLAAGAEHASEHPLARAVTDAARARGLGVPPAAGFASAPGAGVTAAVEGRTVSVGSPARLLDASDSASDSGSAAVVAAELEDQGRTAVLVLVDGAPAGVLGIADRLRAEAAATVTALAALTGTGPTLVTGDNPRAAARLAAEAGITDVRAGLLPQDKVTAVREMQDAGRRVLVVGDGVNDAPALAAAHTGIAMGRAGSDLALETADAVVVRDELGTVPTVVGLSRTAHRLVVHNLVIAGVFITGLVVWDLVGHLPLPLGVAGHEGSTVIVGLNGLRLLADRAWQPAVGAGRPGLSRRGGGPGRHR, from the coding sequence ATGTCCACCACCGTGACCAGGTCCGCCCCGTCGGCGACCGTCCGCCGCGACGCGGACTCCCGGCGGCGTACCCGGGCGCTGGCGCTGCCGGAGGCCCGCTGGGCGCTGGCGGCGCTGGTGCTGTTCCTGGCGGCCTTGCCGCTGGATCTGCTGGCCGCGCCGGTGTGGACGTGGGGCCCGCTGTTCGCCGCGGCCTACGTCGCCGGCGGCTGGGAGCCGGGCTGGGCCGGGCTGAAAGCGCTGCGGGCCGGGACACTGGACGTGGACGTGCTGATGGTGGTCGCCGCGATCGGCGCGGCGGCGGTCGGCCAGGTCCTCGACGGGGCGCTGCTGATCGTCATCTTCGCCACCTCCGGGGCGCTGGAGGCGCTGGCCACCGCCCGTACCGCCGACTCGGTGCGCGGCCTGCTGAACCTCGCGCCGGCCACGGCCGCCCGGCTGCTGGACGGCGGCCGGGAGGAAACGGTGCCGACGGACCGGTTGGCGGTCGGCGACACGGTCCTGGTGCGGCCCGGTGAGCGGATCGGCGCCGACGGCCGGGTCCTGGACGGGGCCGGCGAGGTGGACCAGGCGACCATCACCGGCGAGCCGCTGCCGGTGGCCAAGGGGGTCGGGGACGAGGTGTTCGCCGGAACCCTGAACGGCACCGGGGCGCTGCGGGTGAGGGTGGAGCGCGACCCGTCGGACTCGGTGATCGCCCGGATCGTGAGGATGGTCGAGGACGCCTCGCAGACCAAGGCGCCGACGCAGCTGTTCATCGAGAAGGTCGAGCAGCGCTACAGCCTGGGCATGGTCGCCGCCACGGTCGCGCTGTTCGCCCTGCCGCTGGCCTTCGGCGCCGCGCTGCAGCCGACGCTGCTGCGGGCGATGACGTTCATGATCGTCGCCTCGCCGTGCGCGGTGGTCCTGGCCACCATGCCGCCGCTGTTGTCCGCGATCGCCAACGCCGGACGCCACGGCGTGCTGGTGAAGTCCGCCGTCGTCATGGAGCGGCTCGGGCGGATCGACGCGGTCGCGCTGGACAAGACCGGCACCCTGACCGAGGGGACCCCCCGCGTCACCGACGTCCGGCCGCTGGCCGGGCGCGGCCTGGACGAGGACGCCCTGCTGCGCCTGGCCGCCGGCGCCGAGCACGCCAGCGAGCACCCGCTGGCGCGCGCGGTCACCGACGCCGCCCGCGCCCGCGGCCTCGGCGTTCCCCCCGCCGCCGGCTTCGCCTCCGCCCCGGGCGCCGGGGTCACCGCCGCCGTCGAGGGGCGGACGGTCTCGGTGGGCAGTCCCGCGCGCCTGCTGGACGCCTCCGACAGCGCCTCCGACAGCGGCTCCGCCGCGGTGGTGGCCGCGGAACTGGAGGACCAGGGCCGCACCGCGGTCCTGGTCCTGGTCGACGGCGCTCCGGCGGGGGTGCTGGGCATCGCCGACCGGCTGCGGGCGGAGGCCGCCGCCACCGTCACCGCGCTGGCCGCGCTCACCGGGACCGGCCCGACCCTCGTCACCGGCGACAACCCGCGTGCCGCCGCCCGACTGGCCGCCGAGGCCGGCATCACCGACGTCCGCGCCGGGCTGCTGCCCCAGGACAAGGTCACCGCCGTGCGGGAGATGCAGGACGCCGGACGCAGGGTGCTGGTGGTCGGCGACGGTGTCAACGACGCCCCGGCGCTCGCCGCCGCCCACACCGGCATCGCCATGGGCCGGGCCGGATCCGACCTGGCCCTGGAGACCGCCGACGCCGTCGTCGTCCGCGACGAGCTGGGCACCGTCCCGACCGTGGTGGGCCTGTCCCGAACCGCGCACCGCCTGGTGGTGCACAACCTGGTGATCGCCGGGGTGTTCATCACCGGCCTGGTGGTCTGGGACCTGGTCGGGCACCTGCCGCTGCCGCTGGGTGTCGCCGGCCACGAAGGCTCCACCGTCATCGTCGGGCTCAACGGCCTGCGGCTGCTCGCCGACCGTGCCTGGCAGCCCGCCGTCGGCGCCGGGCGGCCGGGCCTCAGCCGTCGAGGAGGAGGCCCTGGACGGCACCGATGA
- a CDS encoding ArsR/SmtB family transcription factor, whose amino-acid sequence MGHGANVPTDSAAPRAALTAQNAPKVAATLQALATPSRLLILARLREGPLPATELAAAVGMEQSACSHQLRLLRNLGLVTGTRQGRSVVYALYDDHVAELLDQALYHVEHLRLGVTDTPAGADRPHSASPAPTAR is encoded by the coding sequence ATGGGCCATGGAGCGAACGTCCCGACCGACAGCGCCGCACCGCGCGCCGCGTTGACCGCGCAGAACGCGCCCAAGGTCGCGGCCACCCTCCAGGCCCTCGCCACGCCCTCCCGGCTGCTGATCCTGGCCCGGCTGCGCGAGGGGCCGCTGCCCGCCACCGAACTGGCCGCCGCCGTCGGCATGGAGCAGTCCGCGTGCTCCCACCAACTGCGCCTGCTCCGTAACCTCGGCCTGGTCACCGGCACCCGCCAGGGCCGCTCCGTCGTCTACGCCCTCTACGACGACCACGTCGCCGAACTGCTCGACCAGGCCCTCTACCACGTCGAACACCTCCGCCTCGGCGTCACCGACACCCCGGCCGGCGCGGACCGGCCGCACTCCGCCTCCCCGGCGCCCACGGCGCGCTGA
- a CDS encoding viperin family antiviral radical SAM protein, whose product MVSTVGGTARVPPPIKAVNFHIWQPCNMHCGFCFAQFKDVRRDVLPAGHLPARDALRVVDALADEGFQKITFAGGEPFLCPWLPDLVARAHQRGMVTSIVTNGSLVKDVTGLAGVLDWLVLSVDSLVPDVLTRLGRTTAGRAIPEHAYRSLCLDVRNAGISLKINTVVTRANLGEDLSSFLLDAAPRRWKILQMLPIDGQNGGYDNPLRVTDEEFRAFASRHLWVARHGIDVVCEDNDAMTGSYAMLDPAGRFFDNVDGHYSYSESVLSVGAAAALRQVTLDRAKFLARGGQYDWRAAEPAVLVRGAVE is encoded by the coding sequence ATGGTGAGCACCGTCGGCGGCACCGCACGGGTGCCGCCCCCGATAAAGGCGGTGAACTTCCACATCTGGCAGCCGTGCAACATGCACTGCGGCTTCTGCTTCGCGCAGTTCAAGGACGTCCGCAGGGACGTCCTGCCCGCCGGCCACCTGCCCGCGCGGGACGCCCTGCGGGTGGTGGACGCGCTGGCGGACGAGGGCTTCCAGAAGATCACCTTCGCCGGCGGTGAGCCCTTCCTGTGCCCATGGCTGCCCGATCTCGTGGCACGGGCCCATCAGCGGGGGATGGTCACCTCGATCGTCACGAACGGCTCGCTGGTGAAGGACGTCACCGGGCTCGCCGGCGTACTGGACTGGCTGGTGCTGAGCGTCGACAGCCTCGTGCCCGACGTGCTGACCAGGCTCGGCAGGACGACCGCCGGCCGGGCGATACCGGAGCACGCCTACCGGTCGCTGTGCCTGGACGTGCGGAACGCCGGAATCAGTCTGAAGATCAACACCGTCGTCACCCGGGCGAACCTGGGGGAGGACCTCTCGTCGTTCCTCCTGGACGCCGCGCCTCGCCGCTGGAAGATCCTGCAGATGCTGCCCATCGACGGGCAGAACGGCGGGTACGACAATCCGTTGCGTGTCACCGACGAGGAGTTCCGGGCCTTCGCCTCCCGGCACCTGTGGGTGGCGCGGCACGGCATCGACGTCGTCTGTGAGGACAACGACGCGATGACCGGCAGTTACGCGATGCTCGATCCGGCGGGCCGGTTCTTCGACAACGTCGACGGCCACTACTCCTACAGCGAAAGCGTGTTGAGCGTCGGAGCCGCCGCCGCGCTGCGGCAGGTGACCCTGGACCGCGCCAAGTTCCTGGCGCGGGGCGGCCAGTACGACTGGAGGGCGGCGGAGCCCGCCGTACTGGTGCGCGGCGCGGTCGAGTGA
- a CDS encoding inositol monophosphatase family protein produces MNPSITLTKGWQKEMKAAVSAAREAGSVIRADFGDRKVVQRKGHYDVQLRADLTSQRVIVRQLTDLFPDYGIVSEEGMQGGWDETDLTWVVDPLDGTNNFGYGIAHCAVAITLFAGDAAVLAVVLDPLLGRTFTATAGDTPRSGDLAAATALRDATVALVTDYSVEGRVTGRHIEDMLSGNCKRVTTMWAPALDLALVGSGAIDAMVARNAALMDVCAGILLVQAAGGTVLGLDGRPLELRKSLHSSPVSFVAARSRKLAADLSELALAVPGW; encoded by the coding sequence ATGAATCCGTCGATCACACTGACCAAGGGGTGGCAGAAGGAAATGAAAGCCGCCGTCTCGGCTGCCAGAGAGGCCGGCTCGGTGATCCGCGCGGACTTCGGGGACCGCAAGGTCGTACAACGCAAGGGCCACTATGACGTGCAGTTACGGGCCGACCTGACGTCGCAGCGGGTGATCGTCCGACAGTTGACCGACCTGTTCCCCGACTACGGGATCGTCTCCGAGGAGGGAATGCAGGGCGGCTGGGACGAGACGGACCTGACCTGGGTGGTCGATCCGCTGGACGGTACCAACAACTTCGGCTACGGCATCGCGCACTGCGCTGTGGCCATCACCCTGTTCGCCGGTGACGCGGCCGTGCTGGCCGTGGTGCTCGATCCGCTCCTCGGCCGTACGTTCACCGCCACCGCCGGCGATACGCCTCGATCGGGCGACCTTGCCGCGGCGACGGCCCTGCGCGACGCCACCGTCGCGCTCGTCACGGACTACTCCGTGGAGGGAAGGGTCACCGGACGGCACATCGAGGACATGCTCAGCGGCAACTGCAAGCGCGTCACGACGATGTGGGCGCCGGCCCTGGACCTGGCCCTGGTCGGCAGCGGGGCCATCGACGCCATGGTCGCCCGCAACGCGGCACTCATGGACGTGTGCGCGGGGATCCTTCTCGTCCAGGCCGCGGGCGGGACCGTACTCGGCCTTGACGGCCGGCCGCTCGAACTCCGCAAGTCCCTGCACAGTTCGCCGGTCTCCTTCGTCGCGGCCAGGAGCCGCAAACTCGCGGCCGACCTGTCGGAACTGGCGCTCGCCGTCCCGGGATGGTGA